One region of Oncorhynchus keta strain PuntledgeMale-10-30-2019 chromosome 24, Oket_V2, whole genome shotgun sequence genomic DNA includes:
- the LOC127911383 gene encoding uncharacterized protein LOC127911383 isoform X31 yields MAVTVAKTHPTVFQTSGNTKFQIVFVTMSGLTVGYSSTAGFVFVTMSGLTVGYSSTAGFVFVTMSGLTVGYSSTARFVFVTMSGLTVGYSSTAGFVFVTMSGLTVGYSSTAGFVFVTMSGLTVGYSSTAGFVFVTMSGLTVGYSSTAGFVFVTMSGLTVGYSSTAGFVFVTMSGLTVGYSSTAGFVFVTMSGLTVGYSSTAGFVFVTMSGLTVGYSSTAGFVFVTMSGLTVGYSSTAGFVFVTMSGLTVGYSSTARFVFVTMSGLTVGYSSTAGFVFVTMSGLTVGYSSTARFVFVTMSGLTVGYSSTARFVFVTMSGLTVGYSSTAGFVFVTMSGLTVGYSSTARFVFVTMSGLTVGYSSTAGFVFVTMSGLTVGYSSTAGFVFVTMSGLTVGYSSTAGFVFVTMSGLTVGYSSTAGFVFVTMSGLTVGYSSTAGFVFVTMSGLTVGYSSTAGFVFVTMSGLTVGYSSTARFVFVTMSGLTVGYSSTAGFVFVTMSGLTVGYSSTARFVFVTMSGLTVGYSSTARFKA; encoded by the exons ATGGCAGTTACAGTTGCCAAGACCCACCCCACAGTTTTCCAAACAAGTGGGAACACAAAGTTTCAGATTGTGTTTGTTACTATGTCAGGGCTTACTGTAGGTTACAGTAGTACAGCTGGGTTTGTGTTTGTTACTATGTCAGGGCTTACTGTAGGTTACAGTAGTACAGCTGGGTTTGTGTTTGTTACTATGTCAGGGCTTACTGTAG GTTACAGTAGTACAGCTCGGTTTGTGTTTGTTACTATGTCAGGGCTTACTGTAGGTTACAGTAGTACAGCTGGGTTTGTGTTTGTTACTATGTCAGGGCTTACTGTAGGTTACAGTAGTACAGCTGGGTTTGTGTTTGTTACTATGTCGGGGCTTACTGTAGGTTACAGTAGTACAGCTGGGTTTGTGTTTGTTACTATGTCGGGGCTTACTGTAGGTTACAGTAGTACAGCTGGGTTTGTGTTTGTTACTATGTCAGGGCTTACTGTAGGTTACAGTAGTACAGCTGGGTTTGTGTTTGTTACTATGTCAGGGCTTACTGTAGGTTACAGTAGTACAGCTGGGTTTGTGTTTGTTACTATGTCAGGGCTTACTGTAGGTTACAGTAGTACAGCTGGGTTTGTGTTTGTTACTATGTCAGGGCTTACTGTAGGTTACAGTAGTACAGCTGGGTTTGTGTTTGTTACTATGTCAGGGCTTACTGTAG GTTACAGTAGTACAGCTGGGTTTGTGTTTGTTACTATGTCAGGGCTTACTGTAGGTTACAGTAGTACAGCTCGGTTTGTGTTTGTTACTATGTCAGGGCTTACTGTAGGTTACAGTAGTACAGCTGGGTTTGTGTTTGTTACTATGTCAGGGCTTACTGTAGGTTACAGTAGTACAGCTCGGTTTGTGTTTGTTACTATGTCGGGGCTTACTGTAGGTTACAGTAGTACAGCTCGGTTTGTGTTTGTTACTATGTCAGGGCTTACTGTAGGTTACAGTAGTACAGCTGGGTTTGTGTTTGTTACTATGTCAGGGCTTACTGTAGGTTACAGTAGTACAGCTCGGTTTGTGTTTGTTACTATGTCAGGGCTTACTGTAG GTTACAGTAGTACAGCTGGGTTTGTGTTTGTTACTATGTCAGGGCTTACTGTAGGTTACAGTAGTACAGCTGGGTTTGTGTTTGTTACTATGTCAGGGCTTACTGTAG GTTACAGTAGTACAGCTGGGTTTGTGTTTGTTACTATGTCAGGGCTTACTGTAGGTTACAGTAGTACAGCTGGGTTTGTGTTTGTTACTATGTCAGGGCTTACTGTAG GTTACAGTAGTACAGCTGGGTTTGTGTTTGTTACTATGTCAGGGCTTACTGTAGGTTACAGTAGTACAGCTGGGTTTGTGTTTGTTACTATGTCAGGGCTTACTGTAGGTTACAGTAGTACAGCTCGGTTTGTGTTTGTTACTATGTCAGGGCTTACTGTAGGTTACAGTAGTACAGCTGGGTTTGTGTTTGTTACTATGTCAGGGCTTACTGTAGGTTACAGTAGTACAGCTCGGTTTGTGTTTGTTACTATGTCAGGGCTTACTGTAGGTTACAGTAGTACAGCTCGGTTTAAAGCCTGA
- the LOC127911383 gene encoding uncharacterized protein LOC127911383 isoform X8, which produces MAVTVAKTHPTVFQTSGNTKFQIVFVTMSGLTVGYSSTAGFVFVTMSGLTVGYSSTAGFVFVTMSGLTVGYSSTARFVFVTMSGLTVGYSSTAGFVFVTMSGLTVGYSSTAGFVFVTMSGLTVGYSSTAGFVFVTMSGLTVGYSSTAGFVFVTMSGLTVGYSSTAGFVFVTMSGLTVGYSSTAGFVFVTMSGLTVGYSSTAGFVFVTMSGLTVGYSSTAGFVFVTMSGLTVGYSSTAGFVFVTMSGLTVGYSSTARFVFVTMSGLTVGYSSTAGFVFVTMSGLTVGYSSTARFVFVTMSGLTVGYSSTARFVFVTMSGLTVGYSSTAGFVFVTMSGLTVGYSSTARFVFVTMSGLTVGYSSTAGFVFVTMSGLTVGYSSTAGFVFVTMSGLTVGYSSTAGFVFVTMSGLTVGYSSTAGFVFVTMSGLTVGYSSTARFVFVTMSGLTVGYSSTAGFVFVTMSGLTVGYSSTAGFVFVTMSGLTVGYSSTAGFVFVTMSGLTVGYSSTARFVFVTMSGLTVGYSSTAGFVFVTMSGLTVGYSSTARFVFVTMSGLTVGYSSTAGFVFVTMSGLTVGYSSTAGFVFVTMSGLTVGYSSTARFVFVTMSGLTVGYSSTAGFVFVTMSGLTVGYSSTARFVFVTMSGLTVGYSSTARFKA; this is translated from the exons ATGGCAGTTACAGTTGCCAAGACCCACCCCACAGTTTTCCAAACAAGTGGGAACACAAAGTTTCAGATTGTGTTTGTTACTATGTCAGGGCTTACTGTAGGTTACAGTAGTACAGCTGGGTTTGTGTTTGTTACTATGTCAGGGCTTACTGTAGGTTACAGTAGTACAGCTGGGTTTGTGTTTGTTACTATGTCAGGGCTTACTGTAG GTTACAGTAGTACAGCTCGGTTTGTGTTTGTTACTATGTCAGGGCTTACTGTAGGTTACAGTAGTACAGCTGGGTTTGTGTTTGTTACTATGTCAGGGCTTACTGTAGGTTACAGTAGTACAGCTGGGTTTGTGTTTGTTACTATGTCGGGGCTTACTGTAGGTTACAGTAGTACAGCTGGGTTTGTGTTTGTTACTATGTCGGGGCTTACTGTAGGTTACAGTAGTACAGCTGGGTTTGTGTTTGTTACTATGTCAGGGCTTACTGTAGGTTACAGTAGTACAGCTGGGTTTGTGTTTGTTACTATGTCAGGGCTTACTGTAGGTTACAGTAGTACAGCTGGGTTTGTGTTTGTTACTATGTCAGGGCTTACTGTAGGTTACAGTAGTACAGCTGGGTTTGTGTTTGTTACTATGTCAGGGCTTACTGTAGGTTACAGTAGTACAGCTGGGTTTGTGTTTGTTACTATGTCAGGGCTTACTGTAG GTTACAGTAGTACAGCTGGGTTTGTGTTTGTTACTATGTCAGGGCTTACTGTAGGTTACAGTAGTACAGCTCGGTTTGTGTTTGTTACTATGTCAGGGCTTACTGTAGGTTACAGTAGTACAGCTGGGTTTGTGTTTGTTACTATGTCAGGGCTTACTGTAGGTTACAGTAGTACAGCTCGGTTTGTGTTTGTTACTATGTCGGGGCTTACTGTAGGTTACAGTAGTACAGCTCGGTTTGTGTTTGTTACTATGTCAGGGCTTACTGTAGGTTACAGTAGTACAGCTGGGTTTGTGTTTGTTACTATGTCAGGGCTTACTGTAGGTTACAGTAGTACAGCTCGGTTTGTGTTTGTTACTATGTCAGGGCTTACTGTAG GTTACAGTAGTACAGCTGGGTTTGTGTTTGTTACTATGTCAGGGCTTACTGTAGGTTACAGTAGTACAGCTGGGTTTGTGTTTGTTACTATGTCAGGGCTTACTGTAG GTTACAGTAGTACAGCTGGGTTTGTGTTTGTTACTATGTCAGGGCTTACTGTAGGTTACAGTAGTACAGCTGGGTTTGTGTTTGTTACTATGTCAGGGCTTACTGTAGGTTACAGTAGTACAGCTCGGTTTGTGTTTGTTACTATGTCAGGGCTTACTGTAGGTTACAGTAGTACAGCTGGGTTTGTGTTTGTTACTATGTCAGGGCTTACTGTAG GTTACAGTAGTACAGCTGGGTTTGTGTTTGTTACTATGTCAGGGCTTACTGTAGGTTACAGTAGTACAGCTGGGTTTGTGTTTGTTACTATGTCAGGGCTTACTGTAGGTTACAGTAGTACAGCTCGGTTTGTGTTTGTTACTATGTCAGGGCTTACTGTAG GTTACAGTAGTACAGCTGGGTTTGTGTTTGTTACTATGTCAGGGCTTACTGTAGGTTACAGTAGTACAGCTCGGTTTGTGTTTGTTACTATGTCAGGGCTTACTGTAGGTTACAGTAGTACAGCTGGGTTTGTGTTTGTTACTATGTCAGGGCTTACTGTAGGTTACAGTAGTACAGCTGGGTTTGTGTTTGTTACTATGTCAGGGCTTACTGTAGGTTACAGTAGTACAGCTCGGTTTGTGTTTGTTACTATGTCAGGGCTTACTGTAGGTTACAGTAGTACAGCTGGGTTTGTGTTTGTTACTATGTCAGGGCTTACTGTAGGTTACAGTAGTACAGCTCGGTTTGTGTTTGTTACTATGTCAGGGCTTACTGTAGGTTACAGTAGTACAGCTCGGTTTAAAGCCTGA
- the LOC127911383 gene encoding uncharacterized protein LOC127911383 isoform X22, whose product MAVTVAKTHPTVFQTSGNTKFQIVFVTMSGLTVGYSSTAGFVFVTMSGLTVGYSSTAGFVFVTMSGLTVGYSSTARFVFVTMSGLTVGYSSTAGFVFVTMSGLTVGYSSTAGFVFVTMSGLTVGYSSTAGFVFVTMSGLTVGYSSTAGFVFVTMSGLTVGYSSTAGFVFVTMSGLTVGYSSTAGFVFVTMSGLTVGYSSTAGFVFVTMSGLTVGYSSTAGFVFVTMSGLTVGYSSTAGFVFVTMSGLTVGYSSTARFVFVTMSGLTVGYSSTAGFVFVTMSGLTVGYSSTARFVFVTMSGLTVGYSSTARFVFVTMSGLTVGYSSTAGFVFVTMSGLTVGYSSTARFVFVTMSGLTVGYSSTAGFVFVTMSGLTVGYSSTAGFVFVTMSGLTVGYSSTAGFVFVTMSGLTVGYSSTAGFVFVTMSGLTVGYSSTARFVFVTMSGLTVGYSSTARFVFVTMSGLTVGYSSTAGFVFVTMSGLTVGYSSTARFVFVTMSGLTVGYSSTAGFVFVTMSGLTVGYSSTAGFVFVTMSGLTVGYSSTARFVFVTMSGLTVGYSSTAGFVFVTMSGLTVGYSSTARFVFVTMSGLTVGYSSTARFKA is encoded by the exons ATGGCAGTTACAGTTGCCAAGACCCACCCCACAGTTTTCCAAACAAGTGGGAACACAAAGTTTCAGATTGTGTTTGTTACTATGTCAGGGCTTACTGTAGGTTACAGTAGTACAGCTGGGTTTGTGTTTGTTACTATGTCAGGGCTTACTGTAGGTTACAGTAGTACAGCTGGGTTTGTGTTTGTTACTATGTCAGGGCTTACTGTAG GTTACAGTAGTACAGCTCGGTTTGTGTTTGTTACTATGTCAGGGCTTACTGTAGGTTACAGTAGTACAGCTGGGTTTGTGTTTGTTACTATGTCAGGGCTTACTGTAGGTTACAGTAGTACAGCTGGGTTTGTGTTTGTTACTATGTCGGGGCTTACTGTAGGTTACAGTAGTACAGCTGGGTTTGTGTTTGTTACTATGTCGGGGCTTACTGTAGGTTACAGTAGTACAGCTGGGTTTGTGTTTGTTACTATGTCAGGGCTTACTGTAGGTTACAGTAGTACAGCTGGGTTTGTGTTTGTTACTATGTCAGGGCTTACTGTAGGTTACAGTAGTACAGCTGGGTTTGTGTTTGTTACTATGTCAGGGCTTACTGTAGGTTACAGTAGTACAGCTGGGTTTGTGTTTGTTACTATGTCAGGGCTTACTGTAGGTTACAGTAGTACAGCTGGGTTTGTGTTTGTTACTATGTCAGGGCTTACTGTAG GTTACAGTAGTACAGCTGGGTTTGTGTTTGTTACTATGTCAGGGCTTACTGTAGGTTACAGTAGTACAGCTCGGTTTGTGTTTGTTACTATGTCAGGGCTTACTGTAGGTTACAGTAGTACAGCTGGGTTTGTGTTTGTTACTATGTCAGGGCTTACTGTAGGTTACAGTAGTACAGCTCGGTTTGTGTTTGTTACTATGTCGGGGCTTACTGTAGGTTACAGTAGTACAGCTCGGTTTGTGTTTGTTACTATGTCAGGGCTTACTGTAGGTTACAGTAGTACAGCTGGGTTTGTGTTTGTTACTATGTCAGGGCTTACTGTAGGTTACAGTAGTACAGCTCGGTTTGTGTTTGTTACTATGTCAGGGCTTACTGTAG GTTACAGTAGTACAGCTGGGTTTGTGTTTGTTACTATGTCAGGGCTTACTGTAGGTTACAGTAGTACAGCTGGGTTTGTGTTTGTTACTATGTCAGGGCTTACTGTAG GTTACAGTAGTACAGCTGGGTTTGTGTTTGTTACTATGTCAGGGCTTACTGTAGGTTACAGTAGTACAGCTGGGTTTGTGTTTGTTACTATGTCAGGGCTTACTGTAGGTTACAGTAGTACAGCTCGGTTTGTGTTTGTTACTATGTCAGGGCTTACTGTAG GTTACAGTAGTACAGCTCGGTTTGTGTTTGTTACTATGTCAGGGCTTACTGTAG GTTACAGTAGTACAGCTGGGTTTGTGTTTGTTACTATGTCAGGGCTTACTGTAGGTTACAGTAGTACAGCTCGGTTTGTGTTTGTTACTATGTCAGGGCTTACTGTAGGTTACAGTAGTACAGCTGGGTTTGTGTTTGTTACTATGTCAGGGCTTACTGTAGGTTACAGTAGTACAGCTGGGTTTGTGTTTGTTACTATGTCAGGGCTTACTGTAGGTTACAGTAGTACAGCTCGGTTTGTGTTTGTTACTATGTCAGGGCTTACTGTAGGTTACAGTAGTACAGCTGGGTTTGTGTTTGTTACTATGTCAGGGCTTACTGTAGGTTACAGTAGTACAGCTCGGTTTGTGTTTGTTACTATGTCAGGGCTTACTGTAGGTTACAGTAGTACAGCTCGGTTTAAAGCCTGA
- the LOC127911383 gene encoding uncharacterized protein LOC127911383 isoform X12 yields MAVTVAKTHPTVFQTSGNTKFQIVFVTMSGLTVGYSSTAGFVFVTMSGLTVGYSSTAGFVFVTMSGLTVGYSSTARFVFVTMSGLTVGYSSTAGFVFVTMSGLTVGYSSTAGFVFVTMSGLTVGYSSTAGFVFVTMSGLTVGYSSTAGFVFVTMSGLTVGYSSTAGFVFVTMSGLTVGYSSTAGFVFVTMSGLTVGYSSTAGFVFVTMSGLTVGYSSTAGFVFVTMSGLTVGYSSTAGFVFVTMSGLTVGYSSTARFVFVTMSGLTVGYSSTAGFVFVTMSGLTVGYSSTARFVFVTMSGLTVGYSSTARFVFVTMSGLTVGYSSTAGFVFVTMSGLTVGYSSTARFVFVTMSGLTVGYSSTAGFVFVTMSGLTVGYSSTAGFVFVTMSGLTVGYSSTAGFVFVTMSGLTVGYSSTAGFVFVTMSGLTVGYSSTARFVFVTMSGLTVGYSSTAGFVFVTMSGLTVGYSSTAGFVFVTMSGLTVGYSSTARFVFVTMSGLTVGYSSTAGFVFVTMSGLTVGYSSTARFVFVTMSGLTVGYSSTAGFVFVTMSGLTVGYSSTAGFVFVTMSGLTVGYSSTARFVFVTMSGLTVGYSSTAGFVFVTMSGLTVGYSSTARFVFVTMSGLTVGYSSTARFKA; encoded by the exons ATGGCAGTTACAGTTGCCAAGACCCACCCCACAGTTTTCCAAACAAGTGGGAACACAAAGTTTCAGATTGTGTTTGTTACTATGTCAGGGCTTACTGTAGGTTACAGTAGTACAGCTGGGTTTGTGTTTGTTACTATGTCAGGGCTTACTGTAGGTTACAGTAGTACAGCTGGGTTTGTGTTTGTTACTATGTCAGGGCTTACTGTAG GTTACAGTAGTACAGCTCGGTTTGTGTTTGTTACTATGTCAGGGCTTACTGTAGGTTACAGTAGTACAGCTGGGTTTGTGTTTGTTACTATGTCAGGGCTTACTGTAGGTTACAGTAGTACAGCTGGGTTTGTGTTTGTTACTATGTCGGGGCTTACTGTAGGTTACAGTAGTACAGCTGGGTTTGTGTTTGTTACTATGTCGGGGCTTACTGTAGGTTACAGTAGTACAGCTGGGTTTGTGTTTGTTACTATGTCAGGGCTTACTGTAGGTTACAGTAGTACAGCTGGGTTTGTGTTTGTTACTATGTCAGGGCTTACTGTAGGTTACAGTAGTACAGCTGGGTTTGTGTTTGTTACTATGTCAGGGCTTACTGTAGGTTACAGTAGTACAGCTGGGTTTGTGTTTGTTACTATGTCAGGGCTTACTGTAGGTTACAGTAGTACAGCTGGGTTTGTGTTTGTTACTATGTCAGGGCTTACTGTAG GTTACAGTAGTACAGCTGGGTTTGTGTTTGTTACTATGTCAGGGCTTACTGTAGGTTACAGTAGTACAGCTCGGTTTGTGTTTGTTACTATGTCAGGGCTTACTGTAGGTTACAGTAGTACAGCTGGGTTTGTGTTTGTTACTATGTCAGGGCTTACTGTAGGTTACAGTAGTACAGCTCGGTTTGTGTTTGTTACTATGTCGGGGCTTACTGTAGGTTACAGTAGTACAGCTCGGTTTGTGTTTGTTACTATGTCAGGGCTTACTGTAGGTTACAGTAGTACAGCTGGGTTTGTGTTTGTTACTATGTCAGGGCTTACTGTAGGTTACAGTAGTACAGCTCGGTTTGTGTTTGTTACTATGTCAGGGCTTACTGTAG GTTACAGTAGTACAGCTGGGTTTGTGTTTGTTACTATGTCAGGGCTTACTGTAGGTTACAGTAGTACAGCTGGGTTTGTGTTTGTTACTATGTCAGGGCTTACTGTAG GTTACAGTAGTACAGCTGGGTTTGTGTTTGTTACTATGTCAGGGCTTACTGTAGGTTACAGTAGTACAGCTGGGTTTGTGTTTGTTACTATGTCAGGGCTTACTGTAGGTTACAGTAGTACAGCTCGGTTTGTGTTTGTTACTATGTCAGGGCTTACTGTAGGTTACAGTAGTACAGCTGGGTTTGTGTTTGTTACTATGTCAGGGCTTACTGTAG GTTACAGTAGTACAGCTGGGTTTGTGTTTGTTACTATGTCAGGGCTTACTGTAGGTTACAGTAGTACAGCTCGGTTTGTGTTTGTTACTATGTCAGGGCTTACTGTAG GTTACAGTAGTACAGCTGGGTTTGTGTTTGTTACTATGTCAGGGCTTACTGTAGGTTACAGTAGTACAGCTCGGTTTGTGTTTGTTACTATGTCAGGGCTTACTGTAGGTTACAGTAGTACAGCTGGGTTTGTGTTTGTTACTATGTCAGGGCTTACTGTAGGTTACAGTAGTACAGCTGGGTTTGTGTTTGTTACTATGTCAGGGCTTACTGTAGGTTACAGTAGTACAGCTCGGTTTGTGTTTGTTACTATGTCAGGGCTTACTGTAGGTTACAGTAGTACAGCTGGGTTTGTGTTTGTTACTATGTCAGGGCTTACTGTAGGTTACAGTAGTACAGCTCGGTTTGTGTTTGTTACTATGTCAGGGCTTACTGTAGGTTACAGTAGTACAGCTCGGTTTAAAGCCTGA
- the LOC127911383 gene encoding uncharacterized protein LOC127911383 isoform X29 produces the protein MAVTVAKTHPTVFQTSGNTKFQIVFVTMSGLTVGYSSTAGFVFVTMSGLTVGYSSTAGFVFVTMSGLTVGYSSTARFVFVTMSGLTVGYSSTAGFVFVTMSGLTVGYSSTAGFVFVTMSGLTVGYSSTAGFVFVTMSGLTVGYSSTAGFVFVTMSGLTVGYSSTAGFVFVTMSGLTVGYSSTAGFVFVTMSGLTVGYSSTAGFVFVTMSGLTVGYSSTAGFVFVTMSGLTVGYSSTAGFVFVTMSGLTVGYSSTARFVFVTMSGLTVGYSSTAGFVFVTMSGLTVGYSSTARFVFVTMSGLTVGYSSTARFVFVTMSGLTVGYSSTAGFVFVTMSGLTVGYSSTARFVFVTMSGLTVGYSSTAGFVFVTMSGLTVGYSSTAGFVFVTMSGLTVGYSSTAGFVFVTMSGLTVGYSSTAGFVFVTMSGLTVGYSSTARFVFVTMSGLTVGYSSTARFVFVTMSGLTVGYSSTAGFVFVTMSGLTVGYSSTARFVFVTMSGLTVGYSSTAGFVFVTMSGLTVGYSSTARFVFVTMSGLTVGYSSTARFKA, from the exons ATGGCAGTTACAGTTGCCAAGACCCACCCCACAGTTTTCCAAACAAGTGGGAACACAAAGTTTCAGATTGTGTTTGTTACTATGTCAGGGCTTACTGTAGGTTACAGTAGTACAGCTGGGTTTGTGTTTGTTACTATGTCAGGGCTTACTGTAGGTTACAGTAGTACAGCTGGGTTTGTGTTTGTTACTATGTCAGGGCTTACTGTAG GTTACAGTAGTACAGCTCGGTTTGTGTTTGTTACTATGTCAGGGCTTACTGTAGGTTACAGTAGTACAGCTGGGTTTGTGTTTGTTACTATGTCAGGGCTTACTGTAGGTTACAGTAGTACAGCTGGGTTTGTGTTTGTTACTATGTCGGGGCTTACTGTAGGTTACAGTAGTACAGCTGGGTTTGTGTTTGTTACTATGTCGGGGCTTACTGTAGGTTACAGTAGTACAGCTGGGTTTGTGTTTGTTACTATGTCAGGGCTTACTGTAGGTTACAGTAGTACAGCTGGGTTTGTGTTTGTTACTATGTCAGGGCTTACTGTAGGTTACAGTAGTACAGCTGGGTTTGTGTTTGTTACTATGTCAGGGCTTACTGTAGGTTACAGTAGTACAGCTGGGTTTGTGTTTGTTACTATGTCAGGGCTTACTGTAGGTTACAGTAGTACAGCTGGGTTTGTGTTTGTTACTATGTCAGGGCTTACTGTAG GTTACAGTAGTACAGCTGGGTTTGTGTTTGTTACTATGTCAGGGCTTACTGTAGGTTACAGTAGTACAGCTCGGTTTGTGTTTGTTACTATGTCAGGGCTTACTGTAGGTTACAGTAGTACAGCTGGGTTTGTGTTTGTTACTATGTCAGGGCTTACTGTAGGTTACAGTAGTACAGCTCGGTTTGTGTTTGTTACTATGTCGGGGCTTACTGTAGGTTACAGTAGTACAGCTCGGTTTGTGTTTGTTACTATGTCAGGGCTTACTGTAGGTTACAGTAGTACAGCTGGGTTTGTGTTTGTTACTATGTCAGGGCTTACTGTAGGTTACAGTAGTACAGCTCGGTTTGTGTTTGTTACTATGTCAGGGCTTACTGTAG GTTACAGTAGTACAGCTGGGTTTGTGTTTGTTACTATGTCAGGGCTTACTGTAGGTTACAGTAGTACAGCTGGGTTTGTGTTTGTTACTATGTCAGGGCTTACTGTAG GTTACAGTAGTACAGCTGGGTTTGTGTTTGTTACTATGTCAGGGCTTACTGTAGGTTACAGTAGTACAGCTGGGTTTGTGTTTGTTACTATGTCAGGGCTTACTGTAGGTTACAGTAGTACAGCTCGGTTTGTGTTTGTTACTATGTCAGGGCTTACTGTAG GTTACAGTAGTACAGCTCGGTTTGTGTTTGTTACTATGTCAGGGCTTACTGTAG GTTACAGTAGTACAGCTGGGTTTGTGTTTGTTACTATGTCAGGGCTTACTGTAGGTTACAGTAGTACAGCTCGGTTTGTGTTTGTTACTATGTCAGGGCTTACTGTAGGTTACAGTAGTACAGCTGGGTTTGTGTTTGTTACTATGTCAGGGCTTACTGTAGGTTACAGTAGTACAGCTCGGTTTGTGTTTGTTACTATGTCAGGGCTTACTGTAGGTTACAGTAGTACAGCTCGGTTTAAAGCCTGA
- the LOC127911383 gene encoding uncharacterized protein LOC127911383 isoform X16 has protein sequence MAVTVAKTHPTVFQTSGNTKFQIVFVTMSGLTVGYSSTAGFVFVTMSGLTVGYSSTAGFVFVTMSGLTVGYSSTARFVFVTMSGLTVGYSSTAGFVFVTMSGLTVGYSSTAGFVFVTMSGLTVGYSSTAGFVFVTMSGLTVGYSSTAGFVFVTMSGLTVGYSSTAGFVFVTMSGLTVGYSSTAGFVFVTMSGLTVGYSSTAGFVFVTMSGLTVGYSSTAGFVFVTMSGLTVGYSSTAGFVFVTMSGLTVGYSSTARFVFVTMSGLTVGYSSTAGFVFVTMSGLTVGYSSTARFVFVTMSGLTVGYSSTARFVFVTMSGLTVGYSSTAGFVFVTMSGLTVGYSSTARFVFVTMSGLTVGYSSTAGFVFVTMSGLTVGYSSTAGFVFVTMSGLTVGYSSTAGFVFVTMSGLTVGYSSTAGFVFVTMSGLTVGYSSTARFVFVTMSGLTVGYSSTAGFVFVTMSGLTVGYSSTARFVFVTMSGLTVGYSSTAGFVFVTMSGLTVGYSSTARFVFVTMSGLTVGYSSTAGFVFVTMSGLTVGYSSTAGFVFVTMSGLTVGYSSTARFVFVTMSGLTVGYSSTAGFVFVTMSGLTVGYSSTARFVFVTMSGLTVGYSSTARFKA, from the exons ATGGCAGTTACAGTTGCCAAGACCCACCCCACAGTTTTCCAAACAAGTGGGAACACAAAGTTTCAGATTGTGTTTGTTACTATGTCAGGGCTTACTGTAGGTTACAGTAGTACAGCTGGGTTTGTGTTTGTTACTATGTCAGGGCTTACTGTAGGTTACAGTAGTACAGCTGGGTTTGTGTTTGTTACTATGTCAGGGCTTACTGTAG GTTACAGTAGTACAGCTCGGTTTGTGTTTGTTACTATGTCAGGGCTTACTGTAGGTTACAGTAGTACAGCTGGGTTTGTGTTTGTTACTATGTCAGGGCTTACTGTAGGTTACAGTAGTACAGCTGGGTTTGTGTTTGTTACTATGTCGGGGCTTACTGTAGGTTACAGTAGTACAGCTGGGTTTGTGTTTGTTACTATGTCGGGGCTTACTGTAGGTTACAGTAGTACAGCTGGGTTTGTGTTTGTTACTATGTCAGGGCTTACTGTAGGTTACAGTAGTACAGCTGGGTTTGTGTTTGTTACTATGTCAGGGCTTACTGTAGGTTACAGTAGTACAGCTGGGTTTGTGTTTGTTACTATGTCAGGGCTTACTGTAGGTTACAGTAGTACAGCTGGGTTTGTGTTTGTTACTATGTCAGGGCTTACTGTAGGTTACAGTAGTACAGCTGGGTTTGTGTTTGTTACTATGTCAGGGCTTACTGTAG GTTACAGTAGTACAGCTGGGTTTGTGTTTGTTACTATGTCAGGGCTTACTGTAGGTTACAGTAGTACAGCTCGGTTTGTGTTTGTTACTATGTCAGGGCTTACTGTAGGTTACAGTAGTACAGCTGGGTTTGTGTTTGTTACTATGTCAGGGCTTACTGTAGGTTACAGTAGTACAGCTCGGTTTGTGTTTGTTACTATGTCGGGGCTTACTGTAGGTTACAGTAGTACAGCTCGGTTTGTGTTTGTTACTATGTCAGGGCTTACTGTAGGTTACAGTAGTACAGCTGGGTTTGTGTTTGTTACTATGTCAGGGCTTACTGTAGGTTACAGTAGTACAGCTCGGTTTGTGTTTGTTACTATGTCAGGGCTTACTGTAG GTTACAGTAGTACAGCTGGGTTTGTGTTTGTTACTATGTCAGGGCTTACTGTAGGTTACAGTAGTACAGCTGGGTTTGTGTTTGTTACTATGTCAGGGCTTACTGTAG GTTACAGTAGTACAGCTGGGTTTGTGTTTGTTACTATGTCAGGGCTTACTGTAGGTTACAGTAGTACAGCTGGGTTTGTGTTTGTTACTATGTCAGGGCTTACTGTAGGTTACAGTAGTACAGCTCGGTTTGTGTTTGTTACTATGTCAGGGCTTACTGTAGGTTACAGTAGTACAGCTGGGTTTGTGTTTGTTACTATGTCAGGGCTTACTGTAGGTTACAGTAGTACAGCTCGGTTTGTGTTTGTTACTATGTCAGGGCTTACTGTAG GTTACAGTAGTACAGCTGGGTTTGTGTTTGTTACTATGTCAGGGCTTACTGTAGGTTACAGTAGTACAGCTCGGTTTGTGTTTGTTACTATGTCAGGGCTTACTGTAGGTTACAGTAGTACAGCTGGGTTTGTGTTTGTTACTATGTCAGGGCTTACTGTAGGTTACAGTAGTACAGCTGGGTTTGTGTTTGTTACTATGTCAGGGCTTACTGTAGGTTACAGTAGTACAGCTCGGTTTGTGTTTGTTACTATGTCAGGGCTTACTGTAGGTTACAGTAGTACAGCTGGGTTTGTGTTTGTTACTATGTCAGGGCTTACTGTAGGTTACAGTAGTACAGCTCGGTTTGTGTTTGTTACTATGTCAGGGCTTACTGTAGGTTACAGTAGTACAGCTCGGTTTAAAGCCTGA